In Miscanthus floridulus cultivar M001 chromosome 5, ASM1932011v1, whole genome shotgun sequence, one genomic interval encodes:
- the LOC136455246 gene encoding uncharacterized protein produces the protein MGNNNVTGQQVSEETTNGADKTVESSNSSPGPNSTNSETNNEKDGTEDVNWSKSSKEPIITNAEDKQVASYQNISSDKIEGLDEKKGAQFKSKHHTAFSSPASLNSLNKNKQFGTDDEPLRKEATERAIFSSEIIALVSITEDVTSYKDSSISNEKIVPSEETIQGNHKSLLQEKLEGSLEEQEETSSHDNSPMGGSLAGEDTTENLERGYIEVPTVEDKLAAMQGETTSSTESIVSTYLDADDSEIKEVVIEDKSGQRESRPYVQPLDGTSIETSKNDNMQIQIPHDKEENRAISKTATVKLMIESDEPLEDDNNIHGMGNQNEDNTISALCGNLCNDEVVAKCQPYLKNPTAINDPELGNEQNESVVGSRQSSGSGPFIWAPACSALAPSVPVTSCAIL, from the exons ATGGGAAATAACAACGTCACTGGACAACAAG TATCAGAAGAGACCACTAATGGAGCTGACAAAACCGTTGAGTCTTCAAATAGTTCACCTGGGCCCAACAGCACAAACAGTGAGACAA ACAATGAGAAGGATGGCACTGAGGATGTCAACTGGTCAAAATCCTCAAAGGAGCCCATCATTACCAATGCTGAAGATAAGCAGGTGGCCTCATATCAAAATATTTCATCAGATAAGATTGAAGGCTTAGATGAGAAAAAAGGAGCTCAATTCA AATCTAAACACCATACTGCTTTTAGTTCCCCAGCATCTCTGAATTCTCTTAACAAAAACAAGCAATTTGGTACagatgatgaaccattgaggaaaGAAGCAACTGAAAGAGCCATATTTTCTTCCGAAATAATTGCTCTTGTCAGTATCACTGAAGATGTGACAAGCTACAAGGATAGTTCAATCTCTAATGAAAAAATTGTACCAAGTGAAGAAACTATCCAAGGCAACCACAAATCATTGTTACAAGAAAAATTAGAAGGTTCACTAGAAGAACAGGAAGAAACTAGCAGTCATGACAATTCCCCCATGGGTGGTAGTCTAGCTGGTGAAGATACAACTGAGAACTTAGAACGAGGATACATTGAGGTGCCAACAGTAGAGGATAAATTGGCGGCAATGCAAGGAGAAACTACATCATCAACTGAATCAATTGTCAGCACTTATCTTGATGCTGATGACTCTGAGATCAAGGAAGTTGTTATAGAAGATAAGTCTGGACAAAGAGAGAGTCGACCATATGTGCAACCATTAGATGGCACAAGCATAGAGACATCCAAGAATGACAACATGCAAATACAAATACCACATGACAAGGAAGAAAACAGAGCAATAAGCAAAACTGCAACAGTAAAGCTTATGATTGAAAGTGATGAGCCACTTGAGGATGATAATAATATCCATGGAATGGGAAATCAGAATGAAGATAATACAATAAGTGCATTGTGTGGTAATCTCTGTAATGATGAAGTTGTTGCAAAGTGTCAACCATATTTAAAAAATCCAACTGCAATAAATGATCCAGAACTGGGAAATGAACAAAATGAAAGTGTAGTTGGTTCAAGACAGAGTTCAGGTTCTGGGCCGTTTATTTGGGCTCCTGCATGCTCGGCTCTGGCTCCTTCAGTCCCTGTTACTTCCTGTGCAATCTTGTAG